Proteins encoded by one window of Salvia splendens isolate huo1 chromosome 7, SspV2, whole genome shotgun sequence:
- the LOC121741829 gene encoding polyadenylate-binding protein RBP45-like isoform X2, with the protein MQPASSMVPPPPQYQQQPPQQPSHQWMPQYQVPPPQQPPTAGYYYQQPQPQQYAAPPTAQPQETVDDGIRSLWIGDLQYWMDEQYLYSCFATAGEVVSAKVIRSKQTGQSEGYGFIEFASHAAAERNLQTYKGTLMPNVEQTFRLNWASMGAGEKRDDAPEYTVFVGDLAADVTDYMLQETFRAVYPSVRGAKVVTDRVTGRTKGYGFVRFGDESEQMRAMTEMNGRFCSTRPMRIGPAANKQKVGGQITKGSYQTSQGTPSEDDPTNTTIFVGNLDSNVDEELLRQVFGQHGQLLHVKIPTGKRCGFVQYAERSCAEDALRILNGTPLGGQSIRLSWGHSPSNKQVDPNQWSGSGYYGYTPTGYETYGYAPQAQDPNLYYAGYPGYGNYPPPPQQQQQQPQ; encoded by the exons ATGCAGCCGGCTAGCTCCATGGTGCCCCCTCCGCCGCAATACCAGCAACAACCACCGCAACAGCCGTCTCACCAGTGGATGCCGCAGTACCAGGTTCCTCCGCCGCAGCAACCTCCTACCGCAGGCTACTACTATCAACAACCGCAGCCTCAGCAGTACGCCGCGCCGCCCACGGCTCAGCCCCAGGAGACTGTGGATGATGGAATTCGGAGTCTGTGGATCGGAGATCTGCAATACTGGATGGACGAACAGTATTTGTATAGCTGCTTTGCCACCGCCGGGGAG GTGGTCTCTGCTAAAGTTATCCGCAGCAAGCAAACTGGCCAATCAGAAGGTTATGGCTTCATTGAGTTTGCTAGTCATGCTGCTGCAGAAAGGAACCTGCAGACATACAAGGGCACTCTAATGCCAAATGTTGAGCAAACCTTCAGATTGAACTGGGCATCCATGGGTGCTGGTGAAAAACGTGATGATGCTCCCGAGTACACCGTTTTTGTTGGAGATTTGGCAGCTGATGTCACTGATTACATGCTTCAAGAAACTTTTAGAGCAGTTTATCCTTCAGTTAGAGGGGCAAAGGTTGTTACAGATAGGGTCACAGGACGCACAAAGGGCTATGGATTTGTGAGGTTTGGTGATGAAAGTGAACAAATGCGAGCCATGACTGAGATGAATGGAAGGTTCTGTTCCACTAGGCCCATGCGAATTGGCCCGGCTGCTAATAAACAAAAAGTTGGCGGTCAGATCACTAAAG GCTCGTACCAAACTTCACAAGGAACTCCAAGCGAGGATGATCCAACTAACACCACT ATCTTTGTTGGGAATTTGGACTCCAATGTCGACGAGGAGCTTCTAAGGCAGGTGTTTGGACAACATGGACAGTTGCTCCATGTAAAGATACCTACAGGAAAACGATGTGGTTTCGTCCAATATGCTGAGAG AAGCTGTGCTGAAGATGCACTTCGGATCCTGAATGGAACCCCGCTGGGAGGACAGAGTATTCGTTTGTCATGGGGCCATAGTCCGTCAAACAAACAG GTTGACCCGAACCAGTGGAGTGGCAGTGGGTACTATGGATATACCCCCACCGGATATGAAACCTATGGGTATGCTCCACAAGCACAGGACCCTAATTTGTACTATGCAGGATATCCTGGATATGGGAACTACCCACCCCCACCGCAGCAGCAACAGCAACAACCACAG TGA
- the LOC121741829 gene encoding polyadenylate-binding protein RBP45-like isoform X1 — translation MQPASSMVPPPPQYQQQPPQQPSHQWMPQYQVPPPQQPPTAGYYYQQPQPQQYAAPPTAQPQETVDDGIRSLWIGDLQYWMDEQYLYSCFATAGEVVSAKVIRSKQTGQSEGYGFIEFASHAAAERNLQTYKGTLMPNVEQTFRLNWASMGAGEKRDDAPEYTVFVGDLAADVTDYMLQETFRAVYPSVRGAKVVTDRVTGRTKGYGFVRFGDESEQMRAMTEMNGRFCSTRPMRIGPAANKQKVGGQITKGSYQTSQGTPSEDDPTNTTIFVGNLDSNVDEELLRQVFGQHGQLLHVKIPTGKRCGFVQYAERSCAEDALRILNGTPLGGQSIRLSWGHSPSNKQPQVDPNQWSGSGYYGYTPTGYETYGYAPQAQDPNLYYAGYPGYGNYPPPPQQQQQQPQ, via the exons ATGCAGCCGGCTAGCTCCATGGTGCCCCCTCCGCCGCAATACCAGCAACAACCACCGCAACAGCCGTCTCACCAGTGGATGCCGCAGTACCAGGTTCCTCCGCCGCAGCAACCTCCTACCGCAGGCTACTACTATCAACAACCGCAGCCTCAGCAGTACGCCGCGCCGCCCACGGCTCAGCCCCAGGAGACTGTGGATGATGGAATTCGGAGTCTGTGGATCGGAGATCTGCAATACTGGATGGACGAACAGTATTTGTATAGCTGCTTTGCCACCGCCGGGGAG GTGGTCTCTGCTAAAGTTATCCGCAGCAAGCAAACTGGCCAATCAGAAGGTTATGGCTTCATTGAGTTTGCTAGTCATGCTGCTGCAGAAAGGAACCTGCAGACATACAAGGGCACTCTAATGCCAAATGTTGAGCAAACCTTCAGATTGAACTGGGCATCCATGGGTGCTGGTGAAAAACGTGATGATGCTCCCGAGTACACCGTTTTTGTTGGAGATTTGGCAGCTGATGTCACTGATTACATGCTTCAAGAAACTTTTAGAGCAGTTTATCCTTCAGTTAGAGGGGCAAAGGTTGTTACAGATAGGGTCACAGGACGCACAAAGGGCTATGGATTTGTGAGGTTTGGTGATGAAAGTGAACAAATGCGAGCCATGACTGAGATGAATGGAAGGTTCTGTTCCACTAGGCCCATGCGAATTGGCCCGGCTGCTAATAAACAAAAAGTTGGCGGTCAGATCACTAAAG GCTCGTACCAAACTTCACAAGGAACTCCAAGCGAGGATGATCCAACTAACACCACT ATCTTTGTTGGGAATTTGGACTCCAATGTCGACGAGGAGCTTCTAAGGCAGGTGTTTGGACAACATGGACAGTTGCTCCATGTAAAGATACCTACAGGAAAACGATGTGGTTTCGTCCAATATGCTGAGAG AAGCTGTGCTGAAGATGCACTTCGGATCCTGAATGGAACCCCGCTGGGAGGACAGAGTATTCGTTTGTCATGGGGCCATAGTCCGTCAAACAAACAG CCTCAGGTTGACCCGAACCAGTGGAGTGGCAGTGGGTACTATGGATATACCCCCACCGGATATGAAACCTATGGGTATGCTCCACAAGCACAGGACCCTAATTTGTACTATGCAGGATATCCTGGATATGGGAACTACCCACCCCCACCGCAGCAGCAACAGCAACAACCACAG TGA
- the LOC121740914 gene encoding uncharacterized protein LOC121740914, which yields MDEHLKNLFGRIREQFGSGPGLGPGSGTCLMKIDGVGPPFIKSLYKAAASLYRTDPWRRLRPGHLFGVKVGKDREWYGRRQPFPCIQFIGGDGGDLGIHMFRSPEDARKSTGGRETIRVGNVELFRVTYEVESLMFASNKRMIKCLGLESSGEDRFPVFDVVRCRPSGELEFRNPTFEELRFCYGVLMAAALVHPLLEGDGGGAPIYARLAAFQPLIETVDVQWPAEFSKGTDLVSVTISHPPNHGYQEKITEHSQG from the coding sequence ATGGACGAGCATTTGAAGAATCTGTTCGGCAGAATCAGAGAACAGTTCGGGTCGGGTCCGGGGCTGGGTCCGGGATCCGGAACATGCCTCATGAAAATCGACGGAGTGGGCCCTCCATTCATCAAGTCGCTCTACAAAGCCGCTGCATCTCTATACCGCACCGATCCGTGGCGGCGGTTGCGGCCGGGGCACCTCTTCGGCGTTAAGGTTGGGAAGGACCGCGAATGGTACGGCCGGAGACAGCCGTTTCCCTGCATCCAATTCATCGGCGGAGACGGCGGCGATTTGGGGATTCACATGTTCCGGTCGCCGGAGGATGCTCGGAAGTCGACTGGAGGCCGGGAGACGATCAGAGTTGGCAATGTGGAGCTGTTCCGGGTGACGTACGAGGTGGAGTCGCTGATGTTTGCGTCGAACAAGCGGATGATCAAGTGCTTGGGGCTGGAGAGCTCCGGCGAGGATCGGTTTCCGGTGTTCGATGTGGTGCGTTGCAGGCCTTCCGGGGAGCTGGAGTTTAGGAATCCGACGTTTGAGGAGCTGAGGTTTTGCTATGGCGTTTTGATGGCGGCTGCGCTGGTGCATCCCCTGCTGGAGGGAGATGGTGGTGGGGCTCCCATCTATGCTAGATTGGCGGCGTTTCAGCCATTAATTGAGACGGTGGACGTTCAGTGGCCGGCGGAATTCAGCAAAGGGACTGATCTTGTTTCTGTTACCATCTCTCACCCACCCAATCATGGATACCAGGAAAAGATTACCGAGCATTCACAAGGATGA